The following proteins come from a genomic window of Paenibacillus spongiae:
- a CDS encoding thermonuclease family protein encodes MKRLSFLIVVAAAIMLISGCSQAGRSAADPDVQKMIDRYPDLAGKPYTIEQVERIIDGDTFATAEGHKVRLIGVNTPEVKGESKELGLKASAYAANLLKGKQVVLFPDTGDTDKYGRLLRYVFIEQETTMFNERLLTDGYASVMTIQPNVTYADYFVALERQARAAGTGLWGNPDESEPEEKATAADKESKEGTKSAPTCQDPQIKGNIRGSSKIYHMPGGQSYEQTKAEQMFCTEDEAAAAGFRKAAR; translated from the coding sequence ATGAAGAGATTATCCTTTTTGATCGTTGTGGCAGCGGCCATAATGCTGATATCCGGATGTTCGCAGGCAGGCCGGTCTGCAGCGGATCCCGATGTTCAAAAAATGATCGACCGCTATCCGGATTTGGCCGGCAAGCCCTATACGATCGAGCAGGTGGAACGGATCATCGACGGGGACACGTTCGCAACGGCAGAGGGGCATAAAGTCAGGCTGATTGGCGTCAATACGCCGGAAGTAAAGGGAGAAAGCAAGGAGCTCGGATTGAAAGCAAGCGCATATGCGGCCAATCTCCTGAAAGGAAAGCAGGTCGTACTGTTCCCGGATACCGGGGACACCGATAAATACGGACGGCTGCTTCGCTATGTCTTCATTGAGCAAGAAACGACCATGTTCAACGAGCGCTTGCTTACAGATGGATATGCTTCCGTCATGACGATCCAGCCTAACGTAACGTATGCGGATTATTTTGTCGCATTAGAGCGTCAAGCGCGCGCAGCCGGTACGGGGCTATGGGGGAATCCGGATGAATCGGAACCAGAAGAGAAGGCGACGGCAGCGGATAAGGAAAGCAAAGAAGGGACGAAGTCGGCGCCAACCTGCCAAGATCCGCAAATTAAAGGGAACATTCGGGGGAGCAGTAAAATCTATCACATGCCGGGCGGCCAGTCCTATGAGCAAACCAAGGCCGAGCAGATGTTTTGTACAGAGGACGAAGCGGCAGCGGCCGGTTTTCGAAAAGCGGCCCGGTAA
- a CDS encoding M20 metallopeptidase family protein — protein sequence MKDMNDEILQSLQTIYPDMVQWRRYLHRHPELSFHEQATSEWIAQKLKEIGCDVQEGVGGYGLIATIQGTRPGPVIALRADIDALPIQDEKACDYASAVPGVMHACGHDAHTATMLGIAGYYVSRREQFAGERRLLFQPAEEVTPGGAVGMIAEGALEEVDAIYGVHLWTPLAYGKVATKGGPFMAAADEFYIDIVGKGGHGGLPHETVDTIVIGSGLVQSLQTIVSRNMNPLEPAVVSVGSFHAGSTANVIAERCRIKGTVRTFTEEARERIRKRLETIVTHTGELYGAETALDYRDGYPPVVNDEAEAERFFRVANELFGEDAVEQSSYIMAGEDFTYYLHKVKGCFMLVGAGNAACNAVYPHHHPRFDLDERSMLMSARLMIAMAEDFASKERS from the coding sequence ATGAAGGACATGAATGATGAGATTCTGCAATCGCTGCAAACCATCTACCCGGATATGGTGCAGTGGCGCAGGTATTTGCATCGTCATCCCGAGCTTTCATTCCATGAACAGGCTACATCGGAGTGGATTGCGCAGAAATTGAAGGAAATCGGATGCGACGTGCAAGAAGGCGTGGGCGGATATGGATTGATCGCCACTATTCAAGGCACTCGGCCTGGACCGGTCATCGCGCTTCGGGCCGATATCGACGCCCTGCCGATTCAAGATGAGAAAGCGTGCGATTACGCATCCGCCGTGCCTGGCGTGATGCATGCATGCGGCCATGATGCGCATACGGCCACGATGCTCGGAATTGCAGGCTACTACGTCTCGCGGCGTGAGCAGTTTGCCGGGGAGCGGCGGCTTCTGTTCCAGCCTGCCGAAGAAGTAACGCCGGGCGGCGCGGTCGGCATGATTGCCGAAGGTGCGCTGGAGGAAGTCGATGCAATCTATGGCGTCCATCTATGGACTCCGCTTGCGTACGGCAAAGTAGCCACGAAAGGCGGGCCTTTCATGGCGGCGGCGGACGAGTTCTATATCGATATCGTCGGAAAAGGAGGCCATGGCGGCCTTCCGCATGAAACGGTCGATACGATCGTGATCGGCTCAGGGCTGGTGCAATCGCTGCAAACGATTGTAAGCCGCAATATGAACCCGCTTGAGCCTGCGGTCGTTTCCGTCGGTTCGTTTCATGCAGGCTCCACAGCCAATGTTATTGCTGAACGCTGCCGCATCAAGGGCACGGTCAGAACGTTCACGGAAGAAGCCCGGGAACGCATTCGCAAGCGGCTGGAAACGATCGTTACGCACACAGGAGAACTGTATGGAGCAGAGACGGCGCTTGATTACAGGGACGGATACCCGCCTGTGGTTAACGACGAAGCCGAAGCGGAACGGTTTTTCCGCGTTGCGAATGAGCTGTTCGGCGAGGATGCGGTCGAGCAGTCCTCCTATATAATGGCGGGAGAAGATTTCACCTATTATTTGCATAAGGTCAAAGGCTGCTTCATGCTCGTCGGAGCGGGAAATGCAGCCTGTAACGCGGTATACCCGCATCATCATCCGCGATTCGATCTTGATGAGCGTTCGATGCTCATGTCCGCCCGACTGATGATCGCGATGGCGGAAGACTTCGCAAGCAAAGAAAGAAGCTAA
- a CDS encoding YugN-like family protein, which translates to MIIENTGLNGLTSELAHLDDTAEKLGFVRWQWEYYRATYDLKLEDRANQQDYFLRINTRAIEGKLESAYAVLQVEAIYIGRATFPHGLDYESPVPQPILNAATQRLQELKKLLA; encoded by the coding sequence ATGATTATTGAGAATACAGGCCTGAACGGCTTGACTAGTGAGCTTGCCCATCTCGACGATACAGCCGAGAAACTCGGATTCGTTCGTTGGCAGTGGGAGTATTACCGCGCAACGTATGACTTGAAGCTGGAAGACCGCGCCAACCAGCAGGATTATTTCCTTCGCATTAATACCCGTGCCATCGAAGGTAAACTGGAGTCTGCATATGCCGTGCTGCAGGTTGAAGCAATATACATAGGACGAGCCACTTTCCCGCACGGACTAGACTATGAGTCGCCTGTACCGCAGCCGATCCTTAACGCTGCGACACAACGGCTGCAAGAATTGAAAAAACTTCTCGCCTAG
- the ftsW gene encoding putative lipid II flippase FtsW encodes MKTKTNGLRGRPDFLLLVLTLLLVGFGLVMVFSASSNTAVVSKEFDFDALYFTKRQLLFAIVGIGMMFVIMNIPYTKFKKGFILYFIPVVIMLILVPFIGEERNGAKSWFGIGSFGVQPTEFAKLGLILYLGSLISKKGDKFRDFKKGLLPVFVIVAFICGLIMLQPDLGSSIVIAGCALIIIVAGGANLKQLFLAGIIMTSIVAAWASISMMKDPGAWNYRIDRFTAFMDPTSDELGSTYHLSRSLQAIGHGGLTGAGFGHSVQKLKYLPYAYSDFIFAVIAEEFGFIGSMLFLLFYLFFLWRGLLVALRCKDPYGTIVGVGIVSLFALQTVINIGGVTGAMPLTGVTLPFISHGGSSLLVSLASMGVLLSISREYYKQDKTPSNYKKKQRI; translated from the coding sequence ATGAAAACAAAGACGAACGGCCTGCGCGGCAGGCCGGATTTCTTGCTTCTCGTCCTTACGCTTCTACTCGTCGGCTTCGGCCTCGTTATGGTATTTAGCGCCAGCTCCAATACCGCCGTCGTGTCCAAGGAATTCGACTTCGATGCGCTTTACTTTACGAAGCGGCAGTTACTCTTTGCAATCGTTGGAATCGGCATGATGTTCGTAATTATGAATATTCCTTATACGAAGTTCAAGAAGGGCTTCATCCTTTACTTCATTCCCGTTGTCATTATGCTCATACTCGTACCGTTCATCGGGGAAGAAAGAAACGGTGCAAAAAGCTGGTTCGGCATCGGGTCATTCGGCGTTCAACCGACGGAATTTGCAAAGCTGGGCCTTATTCTATATTTGGGATCGCTTATTTCCAAGAAGGGCGATAAATTTCGGGATTTCAAAAAAGGATTGCTGCCGGTTTTCGTCATTGTTGCATTCATCTGCGGACTTATTATGCTTCAGCCTGACTTGGGATCAAGTATTGTTATCGCCGGATGCGCGCTCATTATTATCGTAGCAGGCGGAGCAAATTTGAAGCAGCTTTTCCTTGCAGGCATTATTATGACATCTATTGTGGCTGCCTGGGCCAGCATCTCCATGATGAAAGATCCAGGAGCGTGGAATTACCGGATTGACCGGTTCACTGCTTTCATGGATCCGACAAGCGATGAGCTCGGAAGCACGTATCACCTGTCCCGTTCACTGCAAGCGATCGGGCACGGGGGATTGACAGGAGCCGGCTTCGGTCACAGCGTACAGAAACTGAAGTATTTGCCGTATGCATACAGCGACTTTATTTTCGCTGTCATTGCAGAAGAATTCGGCTTTATCGGAAGCATGCTCTTCCTCTTGTTCTATCTCTTCTTCTTGTGGCGAGGGCTGCTTGTCGCCCTTCGATGCAAGGATCCCTACGGGACGATCGTCGGCGTCGGTATCGTCAGCCTGTTCGCCCTCCAAACCGTCATTAACATTGGCGGTGTGACGGGTGCGATGCCGCTTACCGGGGTTACGCTTCCGTTCATCAGTCATGGGGGGTCCTCGCTGCTTGTCTCGCTCGCTTCCATGGGCGTACTGCTAAGCATATCGCGCGAATACTACAAACAGGACAAGACCCCGTCCAACTACAAAAAGAAACAGCGCATCTAA
- a CDS encoding Asp23/Gls24 family envelope stress response protein: MTEELQTGIIRIADDVVATIAGLAALETPGIAGMSGGISEGLAKRLSGKNVQKGISVEVGQLEAAIDLRIIVKYGIPIQEVCRLLQQNVREAVENMTGLQVVEVNVKVEGVMFKEEELDDVNRVK; the protein is encoded by the coding sequence ATGACAGAAGAACTTCAAACGGGCATTATTCGTATCGCAGATGACGTAGTCGCCACCATTGCGGGACTTGCAGCGCTGGAAACGCCAGGGATCGCAGGGATGTCGGGCGGAATATCGGAAGGACTTGCCAAGCGGTTAAGCGGCAAGAATGTACAGAAGGGCATATCGGTCGAAGTCGGACAGCTAGAAGCCGCAATCGATTTACGTATCATTGTAAAGTATGGCATTCCCATTCAAGAAGTGTGCCGCCTCCTGCAGCAAAATGTACGCGAAGCGGTGGAGAACATGACAGGGCTTCAAGTCGTTGAAGTGAATGTAAAGGTAGAAGGCGTAATGTTCAAGGAAGAGGAACTGGATGACGTGAACCGCGTCAAATAA
- the cax gene encoding calcium/proton exchanger, with translation MNQKLFFTALIVLFVLSGIAHFAHWSPIAQFILSALAILFVAGFLGKATESVAHYAGQRLGGFLNATFGNAAELIIAIFLVKEGLFDMVKASLTGAIIGNLLLVLGLSVLLGGLKFKEQKFNIQLASHNSSLMILAVIGLFVPAMFVMNQHFSPEKSELLSLSVAGILIVAYALWLVFSMVTHKNLLSEVEEAAGEHGESPAWSKGRSILFLIVATVMTAFVSEWLVGTLHTFTNEFGFSELFLGAFVIAIVGNAAEHSAAVLLAMKNKIGAAVEIAVGSSLQIALFVAPALVFISLLFGKPMDILFTPIEIAAIAVSVFIATSISKDGSTNWYEGVLLVMVYVILGFAFYFV, from the coding sequence ATGAATCAAAAACTTTTTTTTACTGCATTAATCGTCCTGTTCGTTCTAAGCGGGATCGCACATTTTGCCCATTGGAGCCCGATTGCGCAATTCATATTATCCGCCCTAGCAATCTTATTCGTTGCCGGGTTTCTTGGTAAAGCGACCGAGAGCGTGGCTCACTATGCCGGCCAGCGCCTGGGAGGGTTTCTTAACGCCACGTTCGGCAATGCAGCGGAGCTGATCATTGCGATCTTCCTTGTGAAGGAAGGTTTATTCGACATGGTCAAGGCGAGTCTGACCGGTGCCATTATCGGAAATCTGCTGCTCGTGCTTGGTCTGAGCGTGCTTCTCGGCGGATTGAAATTCAAGGAACAAAAGTTCAACATTCAGCTGGCAAGCCACAATTCATCCTTGATGATTCTTGCCGTTATCGGACTGTTCGTTCCCGCCATGTTCGTGATGAATCAACATTTCTCGCCCGAGAAGAGCGAGCTGCTCAGCTTATCTGTGGCCGGGATACTCATCGTCGCATATGCGCTCTGGCTCGTCTTTTCCATGGTGACGCATAAGAATTTACTCTCTGAGGTTGAAGAGGCAGCTGGAGAGCATGGAGAGTCCCCAGCCTGGTCCAAGGGACGTTCCATCTTGTTCCTGATCGTAGCAACCGTCATGACCGCCTTCGTCAGTGAATGGCTTGTGGGGACTCTGCATACGTTCACGAACGAGTTCGGCTTCAGTGAGCTATTTCTCGGAGCCTTCGTCATCGCAATCGTCGGTAACGCCGCAGAGCACAGCGCAGCGGTCTTGCTGGCAATGAAGAACAAGATCGGGGCAGCGGTCGAGATCGCCGTCGGCAGCAGTCTGCAGATTGCCTTGTTCGTTGCCCCTGCGCTCGTGTTCATCAGCTTGCTGTTCGGCAAACCGATGGACATCTTATTTACCCCGATCGAAATCGCGGCCATCGCCGTATCCGTCTTTATCGCAACGTCAATCTCCAAGGATGGCTCAACGAATTGGTATGAAGGCGTTTTGCTGGTTATGGTCTATGTTATTCTTGGTTTTGCGTTTTATTTCGTTTAA
- a CDS encoding YlaN family protein, producing MSSSEVLIHLNQKALNLLQEDAYKIEKLIEVQMEHLTTRQCPLYEEVLDTQMYGFSREVDFAVRAGLVSESTGKEIISKLERDLAKLYEALNNK from the coding sequence ATGTCTTCATCCGAAGTTCTCATCCATTTGAACCAAAAAGCGCTCAATCTCCTTCAGGAAGATGCCTATAAAATCGAAAAGCTGATTGAAGTCCAAATGGAGCATTTGACGACCAGACAATGTCCGCTCTATGAAGAAGTGTTGGACACGCAGATGTACGGCTTCTCAAGAGAAGTTGACTTTGCCGTCCGTGCAGGCCTCGTGTCCGAATCGACGGGCAAAGAAATCATTAGCAAGCTGGAACGCGATTTGGCAAAGCTATACGAAGCGCTGAACAACAAGTAG
- a CDS encoding HPr family phosphocarrier protein → MSNNAAIVDISQTANKFRSSIVLQAENKYIDVKSILGLFTTLVGGHSYELHVHGPDANEAQAAMAEVFAKHNLDIRIVAE, encoded by the coding sequence ATGTCCAATAACGCGGCAATCGTAGACATTTCTCAAACAGCCAATAAATTTAGATCGTCCATCGTTCTCCAAGCCGAGAACAAATATATCGACGTCAAAAGTATTCTTGGCCTATTCACCACGTTGGTTGGCGGACACTCCTATGAGCTGCATGTCCATGGACCGGATGCGAATGAAGCGCAAGCCGCAATGGCGGAAGTATTCGCCAAGCACAATCTCGACATTCGAATCGTAGCTGAATAA
- a CDS encoding aminopeptidase: MRDRRLQTLASNLAGYSIDVQPGDNVLIDMIGSERELAKCLVEEVAKRGGRPFVETSDRSVLRTMLMHATKEQIELWASFDLKRMEAMQGYIAIRAGGNANELADVPSENMQLYERLYRHPIHSERRVKHTKWVVLRYPNDSMAQLANMSTAGFEDFYFDVCNLDYAKMDLAMNPLEALMKQTDRVRIVSPGTDLTFSIKGIGAKKCAGHRNIPDGEVFSCPVRNSVQGKITYNAPSLYSGVTFEQVSFTFKDGKIIEATSNDTNKLNEILDTDEGARYIGEFSLGFNPYILHPMKDILFDEKIAGSLHFTPGQAYEETDNGNRSAVHWDLVLIQRPEYGGGEIYFDDRLIRKDGRFVIPELEALNPENLK; this comes from the coding sequence ATGCGTGATCGCCGGTTGCAAACGTTGGCCTCGAATTTGGCTGGGTATTCGATTGACGTACAGCCTGGAGATAATGTGCTTATTGACATGATCGGCTCCGAAAGGGAGCTTGCGAAATGTCTCGTTGAAGAAGTGGCGAAGCGCGGCGGGCGTCCATTCGTGGAAACGAGCGACCGTTCCGTCCTGCGAACGATGCTGATGCATGCGACCAAGGAACAAATCGAATTGTGGGCATCGTTTGATCTGAAGCGGATGGAAGCGATGCAAGGGTATATCGCGATACGCGCAGGAGGGAACGCGAACGAATTGGCGGATGTGCCAAGCGAGAACATGCAGCTCTACGAGCGGCTGTACCGCCATCCGATCCATTCCGAGCGCAGAGTCAAGCATACCAAATGGGTCGTCCTGCGTTATCCGAACGATTCTATGGCACAGCTGGCGAACATGAGCACAGCAGGGTTCGAGGATTTCTATTTTGACGTATGCAATCTGGATTATGCCAAGATGGACCTGGCGATGAATCCGCTTGAAGCGCTTATGAAGCAAACAGATCGCGTCCGCATCGTATCTCCGGGTACGGACCTTACGTTCTCCATCAAGGGCATCGGCGCCAAAAAATGTGCGGGACACCGCAACATACCGGACGGCGAAGTGTTCTCCTGCCCTGTCCGCAACAGCGTCCAAGGCAAGATTACATACAATGCGCCCTCGCTGTATTCAGGCGTCACTTTCGAACAAGTTTCCTTCACCTTCAAGGACGGAAAAATTATCGAGGCGACCTCCAACGATACGAACAAGCTGAACGAAATATTGGATACGGATGAAGGCGCCCGCTATATCGGCGAGTTCAGTCTCGGGTTTAATCCTTACATTCTGCATCCGATGAAAGATATTTTGTTCGATGAGAAAATTGCAGGAAGCTTGCATTTCACGCCGGGCCAGGCTTACGAGGAAACCGATAACGGAAACCGGTCGGCGGTGCATTGGGATCTCGTCCTCATCCAGCGTCCCGAATACGGAGGAGGCGAGATCTATTTCGACGATCGGCTGATCCGGAAGGACGGGCGTTTTGTAATACCGGAGCTTGAGGCGCTAAATCCGGAAAATTTGAAGTAA
- a CDS encoding sensor domain-containing diguanylate cyclase produces the protein MRKSMIIGEPAIVERTSDIQSNTQQPAIWFVHEDVQDTDEPYIIPLLEDSFHQWVEESVPSSMLGTKILFDVSGRQLAIGGHHKPDNDQYDRLGQWVSTACETMECFQSDEVIIVPLKKRSSSQAFAALAWYGVSSNEWILEWLKTAALHYISIFYHRFEHVFVRDLMQQQQFLEKDASRRDKLYKATKRLHDQIDVSSVVGELLDIMEKCYPYAAFTLYLSQDFVDVDQRIKPLFIRNNANDLYEKAFLESKPNLEFLEDGTLQLGIPMSGKQAVYGVLGITMKREQWDESEIGAYVMLAGSAGSAFENAKLYEQSNLLIGELQLINELTQRLNQSLRLDEIFEFTTKELLHIFKADYCCVLQLNRKDNLFQVMSSNFPVLTADHVSIDFGYSGIVYQTKEPVIVSDYWSSRLVQSQMMESTRSRSLIATPIMANSELVGVIMVAHQSPHFFSYENYKLIQVLSTHIGLAISNASLHAEVRRMVITDNLTGLHVRHYLNEKIQSRQRKDRNGSLVLVDIDHFKKVNDTYGHQVGDQILIAVSEVIRSVIRESDIAARWGGEELAVYLPQIRSKQAYKIAERIRSRVEESTSPRVTVSCGLSEWTCEDEKISVESLFYRADMALYEAKNGGRNQIVVDERTDNGR, from the coding sequence ATGCGAAAATCGATGATTATCGGCGAACCGGCAATTGTAGAGAGAACGTCGGATATTCAAAGCAATACGCAGCAGCCAGCGATATGGTTTGTTCATGAGGATGTCCAAGATACAGACGAGCCATATATCATTCCATTGCTGGAGGATAGCTTTCACCAGTGGGTGGAGGAATCCGTACCATCCTCGATGCTTGGCACGAAGATTCTGTTTGACGTAAGCGGACGGCAGCTTGCCATAGGCGGACATCATAAGCCGGACAATGATCAATATGACCGGTTAGGTCAATGGGTGAGCACCGCCTGCGAAACGATGGAATGTTTCCAATCCGATGAAGTTATCATCGTTCCGCTTAAGAAGCGGTCGTCGAGCCAAGCATTCGCAGCGCTAGCCTGGTACGGCGTAAGTTCGAACGAATGGATCCTGGAGTGGCTTAAGACAGCGGCTCTACATTATATATCGATTTTTTATCATCGTTTTGAGCATGTGTTCGTTCGCGATCTGATGCAGCAGCAGCAGTTTTTGGAGAAGGATGCGAGCCGGCGCGATAAATTATATAAAGCCACGAAGCGGTTGCACGATCAGATCGATGTTTCTTCCGTTGTCGGCGAGCTTCTGGATATTATGGAGAAATGCTATCCTTATGCAGCGTTTACTTTATATTTATCCCAGGACTTTGTCGATGTTGACCAGCGGATCAAACCTCTGTTTATCCGCAATAATGCCAATGATTTATACGAGAAGGCTTTTCTTGAGAGCAAACCTAATCTGGAGTTTCTGGAAGACGGCACGTTGCAGCTGGGCATTCCGATGAGCGGCAAGCAAGCCGTGTACGGCGTGTTAGGCATAACCATGAAGCGCGAGCAGTGGGATGAATCGGAGATCGGAGCGTATGTTATGCTAGCCGGCAGCGCGGGTTCAGCCTTCGAGAATGCCAAGCTATACGAACAATCGAATCTCCTGATCGGGGAGCTGCAGCTTATTAATGAATTGACCCAGCGTCTCAATCAATCGCTTCGTCTGGATGAAATCTTTGAGTTCACGACAAAGGAACTGCTGCATATTTTCAAAGCGGATTATTGCTGCGTGCTTCAGCTGAACCGCAAAGATAATCTATTTCAAGTGATGTCCAGCAATTTTCCCGTATTGACGGCCGATCATGTCTCGATTGATTTCGGATATTCGGGAATTGTCTATCAAACCAAGGAACCGGTCATTGTATCCGATTATTGGAGCTCGCGGCTTGTTCAATCACAGATGATGGAATCGACGCGCTCCAGGTCGCTTATCGCCACGCCGATCATGGCGAATTCCGAACTCGTAGGAGTCATTATGGTCGCGCATCAGAGCCCCCATTTCTTTTCTTACGAGAATTACAAGCTGATTCAAGTTCTATCCACTCACATCGGGCTAGCGATTTCCAATGCTTCCCTTCATGCCGAGGTTCGGCGGATGGTGATTACCGACAATCTGACAGGGCTGCATGTACGCCATTATTTGAACGAGAAGATTCAGTCGAGACAGCGGAAGGACCGCAACGGTTCATTAGTACTGGTCGATATCGACCATTTCAAGAAAGTGAATGATACATACGGCCATCAGGTGGGCGACCAAATACTGATAGCCGTGAGCGAAGTCATTCGCTCCGTCATACGCGAGAGCGATATTGCCGCTCGCTGGGGCGGCGAAGAGCTGGCCGTCTATCTGCCGCAAATACGGTCTAAGCAAGCTTATAAGATCGCGGAACGAATCCGTTCCCGCGTTGAAGAATCGACTTCGCCGCGAGTTACGGTATCCTGCGGTTTGTCGGAATGGACTTGTGAAGACGAGAAGATTAGCGTAGAGTCCCTCTTCTATCGAGCGGACATGGCGCTTTATGAAGCGAAGAACGGCGGTCGTAACCAAATCGTCGTTGACGAGAGAACGGACAACGGACGATAG
- the rpsD gene encoding 30S ribosomal protein S4: MSRYTGPKFKLSRRLGISLSGTGKELKRAFPPGQHGPTQRKKLSGYGIQLQEKQKLRHMYGMNEKQFRNLFDKATKMKGIAGENFMALLESRLDNLVYRLGFSNSRAGARQLVSHGHVTVNGKKVDIASYLVSVGDVIGLRERSRGLKTIKESLEGRNYLPNYLEFNESAVEGKFIRTPERAELPQEIDEKQIVEFYSR; this comes from the coding sequence ATGTCACGATATACAGGTCCTAAGTTTAAACTAAGCCGCCGCCTCGGCATCTCCCTTAGCGGAACGGGTAAAGAATTGAAACGCGCTTTCCCTCCAGGTCAACACGGCCCAACGCAACGCAAGAAACTGAGCGGCTATGGCATTCAATTGCAAGAAAAACAAAAGCTGCGTCACATGTACGGAATGAACGAAAAACAATTCCGCAACCTGTTTGACAAAGCTACCAAAATGAAAGGTATCGCGGGTGAAAACTTCATGGCGCTTCTCGAGAGCCGCCTGGACAACCTCGTATACCGCCTCGGCTTCTCGAACTCCCGTGCAGGAGCTCGTCAACTCGTTTCCCACGGTCACGTGACTGTAAACGGCAAAAAAGTTGACATCGCTTCTTACCTGGTTTCGGTTGGCGATGTAATCGGCCTGCGCGAGCGCAGCCGCGGTCTCAAAACGATCAAAGAATCGTTGGAAGGCCGTAACTATCTTCCAAACTACTTGGAGTTCAACGAATCTGCAGTAGAAGGCAAATTCATTCGCACTCCTGAGCGCGCTGAGCTTCCACAAGAAATTGACGAGAAGCAAATCGTCGAATTCTACAGCCGTTAA
- a CDS encoding flotillin family protein, protein MPEYLYIPIIVVGVLIVLGLAFWARYKTVGPDEAMIVTGSFLGSKNVDIDETGRKIKIVRGGGAFILPVFQTSDFLSLLSHKLDVSTPEVYTEQGVPVLADGVAIIKIGGAVEDVATAAEQFMGKPTEALKSEAQEVLEGHLRAILGTMTVEEVYRNRDKFAQEVQGVAARDLKKMGLQIVSFTIKDVRDKHGYLDALGKPRIAAVKRDAEIAEAEAIRDSRIQKARAEEEGQKAELLRDTNIAEASKENQLKVASFKKDQDMAKAEADQAYAIHEARAKQSVVEEQMKVEIVRKEREIDLETKEILRREKQYDSEVKKKADADRYAVEQAAEADKAKRLREADALQYRIEAEAKGHAEQKRLDGLAMADAERAKGTAEAEVIRLRGLAEAEAKEKLAEAFEKFGEAAVLDIIVKMLPELAGRVAEPIKNIDKLTVVDTGHGEGAARVSNYVTSLMATAPEMLKDVSGIDLTSLIKGLTGNKAPAADGTVKPLQAPANPAVTPTVPNISE, encoded by the coding sequence TTGCCTGAGTACTTGTATATCCCTATTATAGTGGTGGGCGTGCTGATCGTACTAGGTTTGGCGTTCTGGGCAAGATACAAGACAGTAGGCCCGGACGAGGCCATGATTGTAACCGGTTCATTCTTGGGCAGCAAGAACGTCGATATTGATGAAACGGGAAGAAAGATAAAGATCGTACGCGGCGGCGGCGCCTTTATCCTTCCGGTCTTTCAGACCTCCGATTTCTTGTCGCTGCTCTCGCATAAGCTGGACGTCTCGACACCCGAAGTTTACACGGAACAGGGTGTTCCGGTCTTGGCGGATGGCGTCGCCATTATTAAAATCGGCGGGGCGGTCGAAGATGTGGCTACTGCGGCGGAGCAGTTTATGGGCAAGCCGACGGAAGCGCTTAAGAGCGAGGCCCAAGAAGTACTGGAAGGTCACCTGAGGGCTATTCTCGGGACGATGACCGTCGAGGAAGTATACCGCAACCGGGATAAATTCGCACAGGAAGTACAGGGCGTGGCAGCCAGAGATTTGAAGAAGATGGGGCTGCAGATCGTTTCGTTCACGATCAAGGACGTTCGTGACAAGCACGGTTATTTGGATGCACTGGGGAAACCGAGAATTGCCGCAGTCAAGCGGGATGCGGAAATTGCGGAAGCGGAAGCGATTCGGGATTCCAGGATTCAGAAAGCACGGGCCGAAGAGGAAGGCCAGAAGGCGGAGCTGCTGCGCGATACGAATATTGCGGAAGCATCCAAGGAAAACCAGTTGAAGGTTGCATCCTTCAAGAAGGATCAAGATATGGCGAAGGCCGAAGCGGACCAGGCGTATGCGATCCATGAAGCGCGCGCCAAGCAATCCGTGGTCGAGGAGCAGATGAAGGTGGAAATCGTCCGCAAGGAGCGGGAGATCGACCTGGAGACCAAAGAGATTCTTCGCCGCGAGAAGCAATATGATTCGGAAGTGAAGAAGAAGGCGGATGCCGACCGGTATGCCGTCGAGCAAGCCGCGGAAGCCGACAAAGCGAAGCGGCTTCGTGAAGCCGATGCGCTGCAGTACCGGATCGAAGCGGAGGCGAAAGGCCATGCGGAGCAGAAGCGGCTGGACGGTCTGGCTATGGCGGATGCCGAGCGGGCTAAAGGTACTGCGGAAGCGGAAGTCATCCGTCTTCGCGGCTTGGCTGAAGCGGAAGCGAAGGAAAAGTTGGCTGAAGCGTTCGAGAAGTTCGGCGAAGCCGCCGTTCTCGATATTATCGTTAAGATGCTGCCTGAGCTTGCCGGCAGAGTGGCTGAACCGATTAAGAATATCGACAAGCTGACTGTAGTCGATACCGGTCATGGAGAGGGAGCGGCCCGGGTGAGCAACTATGTCACATCGTTAATGGCGACCGCGCCCGAGATGTTAAAAGACGTGTCCGGCATCGATTTGACATCGCTTATTAAAGGTCTGACCGGCAATAAAGCGCCAGCGGCGGACGGAACGGTTAAACCGCTGCAGGCACCAGCGAATCCTGCTGTCACACCGACGGTACCTAATATCTCTGAATAA